In Rhizobium jaguaris, a single window of DNA contains:
- a CDS encoding ABC transporter substrate-binding protein: MKDYTKHLASRVTSGGLSRREFMGRAMAAGMTLALADQLFTESAMAAEPKRGGHLKLGLEGGAATDSKDPAKFLSQFMFCVGRCWGDMLVESHPLTGAAVPALAESWEPSKDAATWTFKIRKGVKFHNGKDLTIDDVVATLNRHTDSKSESGALGVMKSIKEIKADGDNLVLTLTEGNADMPLLLSDYHLVIQPNGGKDDPLASIGTGPYKLVSFEPGVRATFERNKDDWRTDRGFVDSVEIIGMNDATARIAALSSGQVHYINRVDPKTVDLLKRAPNVEILSTAGRGHYVFIMHCNTAPFDNNDLRLALKYAMDRETMVKKILGGYGKVGNDFPINSTYALFPEGIEQRVYDPDKAAFHYKKSGHSGSVLLRTSEVAFPGAVDAAVLYQESCKKAGINIEVKREPGDGYWTNVWNVQPFSTSYWGGRPTQDQMYSTAYLSTADWNDTRFKRPDFDKLLLQARSELDEAKRKELYRTMAMMVRDEGGVILPMFNDFVNASTKQVKGYVHDIGNDMSNGYVATRVWLES, from the coding sequence ATGAAAGACTACACGAAACACTTGGCGAGCCGTGTGACCTCGGGCGGATTGAGCCGTCGCGAATTCATGGGACGTGCCATGGCGGCCGGCATGACATTGGCCCTTGCCGACCAGCTTTTCACCGAAAGCGCCATGGCAGCCGAACCGAAACGCGGCGGCCATCTGAAACTCGGACTTGAAGGCGGTGCCGCCACCGATTCCAAGGACCCGGCAAAGTTCCTGTCGCAGTTCATGTTCTGCGTCGGCCGTTGCTGGGGCGACATGCTGGTCGAATCCCATCCGCTGACCGGTGCGGCCGTTCCGGCGCTCGCCGAATCCTGGGAGCCGTCGAAGGATGCCGCCACGTGGACCTTCAAAATCCGCAAGGGCGTCAAGTTCCACAACGGCAAAGATCTGACCATCGACGACGTCGTTGCCACATTGAACCGCCACACGGACAGCAAGTCGGAATCCGGCGCGCTCGGCGTCATGAAGTCGATCAAGGAGATCAAGGCCGATGGTGATAACCTCGTCCTGACCCTAACCGAAGGCAACGCCGACATGCCGTTGCTGCTCTCCGATTACCATCTCGTCATCCAGCCGAACGGCGGCAAAGACGATCCCCTCGCTTCGATCGGTACAGGTCCCTACAAGCTCGTCAGTTTCGAGCCCGGCGTGCGCGCCACCTTCGAGAGGAACAAGGACGATTGGCGTACCGATCGCGGTTTCGTCGACTCGGTCGAAATCATCGGCATGAATGATGCGACTGCGCGTATTGCCGCCCTGTCGTCGGGTCAGGTGCATTACATCAACCGCGTCGATCCGAAGACCGTGGACCTGTTGAAGCGCGCACCCAATGTCGAAATCCTGTCGACCGCCGGCCGCGGGCATTACGTGTTCATCATGCATTGCAACACCGCACCGTTCGACAATAACGACCTTCGCCTGGCGCTGAAATATGCCATGGACCGCGAAACCATGGTGAAGAAGATCCTCGGCGGCTACGGCAAGGTCGGCAACGACTTCCCGATCAACAGCACCTATGCCCTCTTCCCCGAAGGCATCGAGCAGCGTGTCTACGATCCCGACAAGGCCGCCTTCCACTACAAGAAGTCCGGCCACAGCGGCTCCGTGCTGTTGCGCACCTCGGAAGTCGCCTTCCCGGGTGCCGTCGACGCCGCCGTCCTCTATCAGGAAAGCTGCAAGAAGGCCGGCATCAACATCGAGGTCAAGCGCGAGCCGGGCGATGGCTACTGGACCAACGTCTGGAATGTCCAGCCTTTCTCCACCTCCTATTGGGGCGGCCGGCCGACGCAGGATCAGATGTATTCCACCGCCTATCTCTCGACGGCCGACTGGAACGACACTCGCTTCAAGCGTCCGGACTTCGACAAGCTTCTTCTCCAGGCGCGCTCTGAACTCGACGAGGCCAAGCGCAAGGAGCTTTACCGCACCATGGCGATGATGGTCCGGGACGAGGGCGGCGTCATTCTGCCGATGTTCAACGACTTCGTGAATGCCTCCACCAAGCAGGTGAAGGGCTATGTTCATGACATCGGCAACGACATGTCGAACGGCTACGTCGCCACCCGCGTCTGGCTGGAGTCCTGA
- a CDS encoding ABC transporter permease yields the protein MSDLQPSTVLPGLRFNQRFPLLSLIIERFLLSLVLLFAVSVLIFGGLEALPGDFATTYLGQSATPQAVANIRAELGLNRPVTTRYVEWLGNAVQGNFGTSWASKNSVSEQIGKRLGNSLFLAACAAVISVPLAVGLGMLAVHFRNRLPDKIINVISLAAISLPEFFIGYLLILFFGVKFGIATFPATVYDGMAFVDRLKAIALPTATLVLVVLAHMMRMTRAAILSVMSSAYMETAELKGLSAFRAIVKHAAPNALAPIINVVALNLAYLIVGVVVVEVVFVYPGMGQYMVDAVTVRDMPVVQACGLIFAAVYILLNMVADVLAIVANPRLRHPR from the coding sequence ATGTCCGATTTACAACCCAGCACAGTCCTGCCCGGATTGCGGTTCAATCAGCGTTTTCCGCTGCTGTCCCTCATTATCGAGCGCTTCTTGCTCAGCCTCGTGCTGCTTTTCGCGGTCTCGGTCCTGATCTTCGGCGGCCTTGAAGCCTTGCCGGGCGATTTCGCGACGACCTATCTCGGCCAGTCGGCAACACCGCAAGCCGTCGCCAATATCCGCGCCGAACTCGGCCTCAATCGGCCCGTCACCACTCGCTACGTCGAATGGCTCGGCAATGCGGTCCAGGGGAATTTTGGCACATCCTGGGCCAGCAAGAATTCCGTCAGCGAACAGATCGGCAAACGTCTCGGCAATTCGCTATTCCTTGCAGCCTGTGCCGCGGTCATCTCGGTGCCGCTCGCAGTCGGGCTCGGCATGCTGGCCGTGCATTTTCGAAACCGTTTGCCTGACAAGATCATCAACGTGATCTCGCTGGCGGCGATCTCGCTGCCGGAGTTCTTCATCGGCTATCTGCTTATCCTGTTTTTCGGGGTGAAATTCGGGATCGCGACATTCCCAGCGACCGTCTATGACGGTATGGCCTTCGTCGATCGGCTGAAGGCCATTGCCCTGCCGACGGCGACGTTGGTGCTCGTCGTTCTCGCCCATATGATGCGCATGACACGGGCCGCCATCCTCTCGGTGATGTCGTCCGCCTATATGGAAACAGCGGAATTGAAGGGCCTCAGCGCCTTTCGCGCGATCGTCAAACATGCCGCCCCCAATGCTCTGGCGCCGATCATCAACGTTGTGGCACTGAACCTCGCCTATCTGATCGTCGGCGTCGTGGTGGTGGAAGTGGTCTTCGTCTATCCCGGTATGGGCCAGTATATGGTCGATGCCGTCACCGTGCGCGACATGCCGGTGGTCCAGGCCTGCGGACTGATCTTCGCCGCCGTCTACATCCTGCTCAACATGGTTGCCGATGTCCTGGCGATCGTCGCCAACCCGCGCCTGAGGCATCCGCGATGA
- a CDS encoding carnitine 3-dehydrogenase yields MTRINKAACIGGGVIGGGWIARFLLAGIDVDVFDPHPEATRIVGEVLANAEKAYAMLTGAPLPQRGKLTFRVTLEQAVADADWIQESVPERLDLKRKVLTQIDAAARPDALIGSSTSGLLPTDLQRDMRHPERLFVAHPYNPVYLLPLVEIVGGEKTSMETIKAAMERLPPIGMKGVHIAKEIEAFVGDRLLEALWREALWLIKDDICTVETLDDVIRYSFGLRWAQMGLFQTYRIAGGEAGMRHFLAQFGPALQWNWTKLMDVVDLDDALVEKIGQQSDEQADGLSIRELERIRDENLVGILQTLKGSHGGKGWGAGKLLKDFEQGLWASAGDDKKLVDVAQPLRLIETKVSPAWVDYNGHMTEHRYLQVFGDTSDALLRLIGVDFAYVERGHSYYTVETHIRHLGEAKLGQAIHSTCQLLSADEKRLHVFHTICDTATGETIATAEHMLLHVDAKAGKAAPAPEEVLSKVRSIVKAHAKLPVPEGVGRHVGQKR; encoded by the coding sequence ATGACCAGGATCAACAAGGCGGCCTGCATCGGCGGCGGCGTCATCGGCGGCGGATGGATCGCTCGCTTCCTGCTGGCGGGCATCGACGTCGATGTCTTCGACCCCCATCCCGAAGCAACCCGCATCGTCGGTGAAGTGCTGGCGAACGCGGAAAAGGCCTATGCGATGCTGACCGGGGCGCCGCTTCCGCAGCGCGGCAAGCTCACCTTTCGCGTGACGCTGGAGCAAGCCGTTGCCGATGCTGACTGGATCCAGGAAAGCGTGCCCGAGCGGCTTGATCTCAAGCGTAAAGTCCTGACGCAGATCGATGCGGCAGCAAGGCCGGATGCCCTGATCGGCTCATCGACCTCCGGCCTGTTGCCGACCGATCTGCAACGCGACATGCGCCATCCGGAACGTCTCTTCGTCGCGCATCCCTATAACCCCGTCTATCTGCTGCCGCTCGTCGAAATCGTCGGGGGCGAAAAGACTTCGATGGAAACGATCAAGGCGGCCATGGAACGGCTGCCGCCGATCGGCATGAAGGGCGTGCACATCGCCAAGGAGATCGAAGCTTTCGTGGGCGATCGCCTGTTGGAGGCCCTCTGGCGCGAGGCGCTCTGGCTGATCAAGGACGACATCTGCACCGTCGAAACACTGGATGACGTCATCCGCTATTCCTTCGGCCTGCGCTGGGCGCAGATGGGTCTCTTCCAGACCTATCGCATTGCCGGCGGCGAAGCGGGCATGCGGCACTTCCTCGCGCAGTTCGGCCCGGCCCTGCAATGGAACTGGACGAAGCTGATGGATGTCGTCGACCTCGACGATGCTCTCGTCGAAAAGATCGGTCAGCAGTCGGACGAGCAAGCGGATGGATTATCGATCCGCGAGCTGGAGCGCATTCGCGACGAAAATCTCGTCGGCATCCTGCAGACGCTGAAGGGCAGCCATGGCGGCAAGGGCTGGGGTGCAGGCAAACTGCTTAAGGATTTCGAGCAGGGCCTCTGGGCGTCCGCCGGAGACGACAAAAAGCTGGTGGATGTCGCGCAGCCATTGCGGCTTATCGAAACGAAAGTCAGCCCGGCATGGGTGGATTACAATGGCCATATGACCGAGCACCGCTATCTGCAGGTGTTCGGCGATACGTCGGATGCGCTGCTGCGGCTGATCGGCGTAGACTTCGCCTATGTCGAACGCGGTCACAGCTATTACACCGTCGAGACGCATATTCGCCATCTCGGCGAAGCCAAGCTCGGCCAGGCGATCCATTCGACTTGCCAGCTTCTATCAGCCGATGAAAAGCGGCTGCATGTGTTCCACACGATCTGCGATACGGCAACGGGCGAAACGATCGCCACTGCCGAACATATGCTGCTGCATGTCGATGCCAAGGCCGGAAAAGCCGCGCCTGCACCGGAGGAGGTGCTGAGCAAAGTCAGGTCCATTGTTAAGGCCCATGCAAAACTGCCTGTGCCTGAAGGCGTCGGGCGTCATGTCGGACAAAAACGCTAG
- a CDS encoding acetate--CoA ligase family protein, with product MKQRPLDRLIRPQTIAVFGGREARRVIEQCDRMGFAGDIWPVHPTLDTVLGRRCYRSVEDLPAAPDAAFVGVNRLLTIDIVRTLSARGAGGAVCYASGFSEAVAELADGVALQEALVSAAGDMPIIGPNCYGVINGLDGALLWPDQHGMVRVERGVAILTQSSNIAINLSMQKRGLPISYLMTAGNQAQTGLSDLALAVLEDPRVTAIGLHIEGFGNVQTLQKLATRARELRKPVVALKVGKSEQAQRAAVSHTASLAGSDAVADAVLARLGIGRVATLPELIETLKLLHVTGPLTSNAISSMSCSGGEASLMADAATGRAVDFRALKPEQLPALRRSLGEMVTLSNPLDYHTFVWGDLSRQTEAFTAMFKGDYAFNLIVLDFPRDDRCDAADWMTTIAAVAAAAKRTGARAGILATLPENMPEAIALRLMQDGIVPLCGISEAIAAAEVASRIGLAWHARAPLPLLDSPLVPGEIETLSEAAAKAELSAAGLTIPLGATASSPGDVAEQAQRIGFPVALKALGLEHKSEVGAVVLNLRDVEAVRNAAERMASIASGYLVERMIERPVAELIVGAVRDPVVGLTLTVGAGGILVELLEDSVILPLPVTKADVLEAISRLKVRKLIEGYRGAAKGNLDIVADAVVSAAEYVVKNAARLEELDINPLMVLPENRGVVAADALIRRRR from the coding sequence ATGAAACAACGCCCGCTCGATCGCCTGATCAGACCGCAAACGATCGCCGTCTTCGGCGGCCGTGAGGCGCGCCGGGTCATCGAACAATGCGATCGGATGGGTTTTGCCGGGGACATCTGGCCGGTGCATCCGACGCTCGACACCGTGCTGGGACGCCGCTGCTATCGATCGGTGGAAGATCTGCCCGCCGCGCCGGATGCCGCCTTCGTCGGCGTCAACCGACTGCTGACCATCGATATCGTGCGTACCCTCTCAGCGAGGGGTGCCGGTGGCGCCGTCTGCTACGCGTCCGGCTTCAGCGAAGCGGTCGCCGAACTGGCGGATGGCGTCGCGCTGCAGGAGGCGTTGGTCAGTGCAGCCGGCGACATGCCGATCATCGGGCCGAATTGTTATGGCGTGATCAACGGACTGGACGGCGCCTTGCTCTGGCCCGACCAGCACGGAATGGTACGTGTGGAACGTGGCGTTGCCATTCTCACCCAATCCTCCAACATCGCCATCAATCTTTCCATGCAGAAGCGCGGCCTGCCCATCAGCTATCTGATGACGGCGGGCAACCAGGCGCAGACCGGGTTATCGGATCTTGCCCTCGCCGTCCTCGAAGACCCCCGCGTTACGGCAATCGGCCTTCATATCGAAGGTTTCGGCAACGTCCAGACACTTCAAAAACTTGCCACGCGTGCGAGGGAACTGCGAAAGCCCGTCGTCGCTCTGAAGGTCGGCAAATCCGAACAGGCACAGCGCGCGGCTGTTTCACATACGGCATCCCTCGCCGGCAGCGATGCAGTCGCCGATGCGGTTCTCGCCCGTCTCGGTATCGGCCGAGTCGCAACGCTTCCGGAACTGATCGAAACGCTGAAACTGCTGCACGTGACCGGCCCGCTCACAAGCAACGCAATTTCGTCGATGAGCTGTTCCGGTGGCGAAGCCTCATTGATGGCCGATGCTGCGACCGGCCGGGCCGTCGATTTTCGCGCTCTGAAACCGGAGCAACTGCCTGCCTTGCGGCGCAGTCTCGGCGAGATGGTCACCCTATCTAACCCTCTCGACTATCACACCTTCGTTTGGGGCGATCTTTCCCGCCAAACGGAAGCCTTCACCGCCATGTTTAAAGGCGACTATGCATTCAATCTGATCGTCCTCGATTTTCCACGGGACGATCGTTGCGATGCAGCGGACTGGATGACGACGATCGCCGCCGTCGCGGCAGCGGCCAAGCGCACCGGCGCCCGTGCGGGCATCCTGGCGACGCTGCCGGAAAACATGCCGGAAGCGATCGCCTTGCGGCTGATGCAGGATGGCATAGTGCCTCTCTGCGGCATCAGCGAAGCGATTGCAGCGGCCGAGGTTGCAAGTCGGATCGGCTTGGCATGGCATGCTCGCGCACCGCTGCCCCTGCTTGATAGTCCTCTGGTCCCAGGCGAGATCGAAACCCTGAGTGAGGCGGCGGCCAAGGCGGAGCTATCCGCCGCCGGGCTCACCATTCCACTGGGAGCAACGGCATCCAGTCCAGGTGACGTAGCGGAGCAGGCGCAACGCATCGGTTTTCCTGTCGCCCTGAAGGCGTTGGGCCTCGAACACAAGTCCGAGGTTGGAGCGGTCGTACTCAACCTCCGGGATGTGGAGGCGGTGCGAAACGCGGCAGAGCGCATGGCCTCGATCGCCTCCGGATACCTGGTCGAACGCATGATCGAGCGCCCCGTCGCCGAGTTGATCGTCGGTGCCGTGCGCGATCCCGTCGTCGGATTGACATTGACGGTCGGCGCGGGCGGAATTCTGGTGGAATTGCTCGAAGATTCCGTCATTTTGCCTCTTCCAGTGACGAAGGCGGACGTCCTGGAAGCCATTTCGCGGCTGAAGGTTAGGAAATTGATCGAAGGCTATCGCGGCGCGGCGAAGGGCAACCTCGATATAGTTGCGGACGCCGTCGTATCGGCGGCAGAATATGTCGTAAAAAACGCCGCGCGACTTGAGGAACTGGACATTAATCCATTGATGGTTCTGCCTGAAAATCGTGGCGTCGTCGCCGCAGACGCGCTCATCCGGCGAAGGAGGTAG
- a CDS encoding ABC transporter permease, whose product MRLRDIPITAWVGIIGILLAFICAIFAPLIAPYGETEVVGNVWQAADAQYFFGLDNLGRDILSRLIYGARTTLFVALAATIISFSLGIILSFTAAVSRGLVDTVFSRFNDLMMSIPTLIFALVVLAVLPQNLVVLILVMAILDSTRVFRLGRAVALDVAVMEFVEAAKLRGEGKVWIIFREILPNTLSPLLAEFGLRFAFSILFLSTLSFLGLGIQPPSADWGGMVKDNKDGIIFGVSAALVPGAAIAALAVCVNLVVDWLLKRTSSLKGGRGDA is encoded by the coding sequence ATGAGATTGAGAGACATCCCCATCACCGCCTGGGTCGGCATCATCGGAATTCTGCTGGCCTTCATCTGTGCGATCTTTGCGCCCCTGATCGCGCCCTACGGCGAAACCGAGGTCGTCGGCAACGTCTGGCAGGCGGCCGACGCGCAGTATTTCTTCGGTCTCGACAATCTCGGCCGCGATATCCTGTCGCGGTTGATCTACGGCGCCCGCACCACTTTATTCGTGGCGCTGGCGGCGACGATCATTTCGTTTTCGCTCGGCATCATCCTCAGCTTCACTGCCGCCGTCTCGCGCGGATTGGTCGACACGGTCTTCTCGCGTTTCAACGACCTGATGATGTCGATCCCGACCTTGATCTTCGCACTCGTGGTGCTGGCCGTGCTGCCGCAGAATCTTGTCGTGCTCATCCTCGTCATGGCGATCCTCGATTCCACGCGCGTCTTTCGCCTTGGCCGCGCAGTCGCGCTGGATGTGGCAGTGATGGAGTTCGTGGAGGCGGCTAAATTGCGCGGTGAAGGCAAGGTCTGGATCATCTTCCGTGAAATCCTGCCGAACACGCTCTCGCCATTGCTGGCGGAATTCGGCCTGCGTTTTGCTTTTTCGATCCTGTTCCTCTCGACGCTGTCCTTCCTCGGGCTCGGCATCCAGCCGCCGTCGGCCGATTGGGGCGGCATGGTCAAGGATAACAAGGACGGCATCATCTTCGGCGTCTCCGCCGCTCTTGTGCCGGGCGCCGCGATCGCGGCGCTGGCAGTCTGTGTCAATCTGGTGGTCGACTGGCTCCTGAAGCGCACCTCCAGCCTTAAGGGAGGACGTGGCGATGCCTGA
- a CDS encoding 3-keto-5-aminohexanoate cleavage protein — protein sequence MPLAMNRDVFITCAVTGAGDTVSKSGHVPITPKQIAESAIDAAKAGAAVVHCHVRDPETGAASRRNDLYKEVTDRIRSADVDVVLNLTAGMGGDLIFGDVERPLPLNDRGTDMAGASERVSHVAECLPEICTLDCGTMNFSLGDYVMTNTPSMLRAMAKKMTDLGVRPEIEAFDTGHLWFAKQLAEEGLIEDPILIQLCMGIPWGAPDDLNTFMAMVNNVPSSWTFSAFSIGRNAMAYPAAAVLAGGNVRVGLEDNLYAGKGMLATNAQLVEKAVQVVEGMGARIIGPEDVRKKLKLTKR from the coding sequence ATGCCTCTTGCGATGAACCGCGATGTCTTCATCACCTGTGCCGTCACCGGCGCCGGCGACACGGTTTCGAAATCCGGCCATGTTCCGATCACGCCCAAGCAGATCGCGGAATCGGCGATCGATGCCGCCAAAGCGGGCGCAGCAGTGGTTCACTGCCATGTCCGCGATCCCGAAACCGGCGCTGCCAGCCGCCGCAACGATCTCTACAAGGAAGTGACAGACCGCATTCGCTCTGCCGATGTCGATGTCGTGCTCAATCTGACTGCCGGCATGGGCGGCGACCTGATCTTCGGCGATGTTGAACGCCCCCTTCCCCTGAACGATCGAGGCACAGATATGGCCGGCGCCTCCGAGCGCGTCAGCCACGTTGCCGAATGCTTGCCGGAAATCTGTACGCTCGATTGCGGCACGATGAATTTCAGTCTCGGCGACTATGTGATGACCAATACGCCATCCATGCTGCGCGCAATGGCGAAAAAGATGACGGACCTCGGCGTGCGTCCCGAGATCGAAGCCTTCGATACCGGTCATCTCTGGTTTGCCAAACAGCTTGCCGAGGAGGGTCTGATTGAGGACCCCATCCTCATCCAGCTCTGCATGGGCATCCCTTGGGGAGCGCCCGATGACCTCAACACCTTCATGGCGATGGTCAATAACGTTCCCTCGAGCTGGACCTTCTCGGCCTTTTCTATCGGCCGCAACGCCATGGCCTACCCGGCTGCGGCCGTGCTTGCCGGCGGCAATGTCCGCGTCGGGCTTGAGGACAATCTCTATGCCGGAAAGGGCATGCTCGCCACCAACGCCCAGCTCGTCGAAAAGGCGGTGCAGGTCGTCGAAGGCATGGGTGCGCGCATCATCGGCCCTGAGGATGTCCGCAAGAAACTGAAACTGACGAAGCGCTGA
- a CDS encoding acyl-CoA dehydrogenase family protein encodes MNFGLDEEQEMIVKTVRDFVEAEIYPHENEVDRTGIVPPELAQGIRRKCIDLGFYACNFPEEIGGAGLDHVTFTLVERELGRGSMGLTVFFGRPSGILMACEGEQRGRYLLPAVRGEKIDALAITEPDAGSDMRGMKCAARQDGGDFVLNGTKHFISHADVADFVIVFAATGEEETPKGVKKKITAFLVDRGTPGFEILKGYDSVSHRGYHNVILSFTDCRLPKSQVLGEVHRGFDIANEWLYGTRLTVAATCVGRARRVFDLALPYAAERKQFGRPIGANQGVSFKLADMITEIDAADLLTLSAAWRLDAGLPANREIASAKLYASEMLARVTDEAIQIFGGMGLMDDLPLARFWRDARVERIWDGTSEIQRHIISRDLLRPYGA; translated from the coding sequence ATGAATTTCGGGCTCGATGAAGAACAGGAGATGATCGTCAAGACAGTCCGCGATTTCGTCGAAGCGGAAATCTATCCGCATGAGAACGAGGTCGATCGCACCGGCATAGTCCCGCCGGAACTTGCCCAGGGGATCCGGCGCAAATGCATCGACCTCGGTTTTTATGCGTGTAATTTTCCCGAGGAGATCGGCGGCGCCGGCCTCGACCATGTGACCTTCACGCTTGTCGAGCGTGAGCTCGGCCGCGGCTCGATGGGGCTCACCGTCTTTTTCGGCCGCCCTTCCGGAATTCTGATGGCCTGCGAAGGCGAGCAACGCGGTAGATATCTGCTGCCGGCCGTACGCGGCGAGAAGATTGACGCGCTGGCCATCACCGAGCCCGATGCCGGCTCCGACATGCGTGGCATGAAATGCGCCGCACGGCAGGATGGCGGCGATTTCGTTCTGAACGGCACCAAGCATTTCATCTCCCACGCCGATGTCGCCGATTTCGTCATCGTCTTTGCCGCCACTGGCGAGGAGGAAACGCCGAAGGGCGTGAAGAAGAAGATTACGGCTTTTCTGGTCGATCGCGGCACGCCGGGGTTCGAGATCCTCAAAGGCTATGACTCGGTTTCCCATCGCGGCTATCACAATGTCATCCTGAGCTTCACGGACTGCCGTCTGCCCAAATCCCAGGTGCTTGGCGAGGTGCATCGCGGCTTCGATATCGCCAATGAATGGCTTTACGGCACGCGGCTGACAGTCGCAGCGACCTGCGTCGGGCGGGCTCGGCGCGTCTTCGACCTGGCCCTGCCTTATGCGGCGGAGCGCAAACAATTTGGCCGGCCGATCGGCGCCAATCAGGGCGTGTCGTTCAAGCTGGCTGACATGATCACGGAAATCGACGCCGCCGACCTGCTGACCCTATCCGCCGCTTGGCGGCTCGACGCCGGTCTTCCCGCCAATCGCGAAATCGCATCGGCCAAGCTCTATGCCTCCGAAATGCTTGCCCGCGTCACTGACGAGGCGATCCAGATCTTCGGCGGCATGGGGTTGATGGACGACCTGCCGCTTGCCCGCTTCTGGCGCGATGCCCGTGTCGAACGCATCTGGGACGGAACCTCGGAAATCCAGCGGCACATCATCAGCCGCGATCTGCTTCGGCCGTACGGAGCGTGA
- a CDS encoding carnitinyl-CoA dehydratase has product MQSPIRIRRDNSILEVIIDRPKANAIDLATSREMGLIFRDFRDDPELRVAIVSGAGEKFFSAGWDLKAAAAGDAVDGDYGVGGFGGLQELRNLNKPVICAVNGICCGGGLEIALSTDLIIAAEHATFALPEIRSGTVADAASIKLPKRIPYHIAMDMLLTGRWLDVAEAHRWGFVNEIVAADRLMDRAWELARLLESGPPLVYAAIKEIVREAEGTTFQTAMNKITKRQFATVDALYSSEDQLEGARAFAEKRTPIWKGK; this is encoded by the coding sequence TTGCAAAGCCCCATCCGCATCAGGCGTGACAACAGTATCTTGGAGGTCATCATTGACCGGCCGAAGGCGAACGCCATCGACCTTGCGACAAGCCGCGAGATGGGCCTGATCTTCCGCGATTTCCGTGATGATCCCGAGCTGCGCGTCGCGATCGTTTCGGGCGCCGGCGAGAAGTTCTTTTCGGCCGGTTGGGATTTGAAGGCGGCTGCCGCCGGCGACGCGGTCGATGGCGACTACGGCGTCGGCGGTTTCGGCGGCCTGCAGGAACTTCGCAATCTCAACAAGCCCGTGATTTGCGCCGTCAACGGTATCTGCTGCGGCGGCGGCCTGGAGATTGCCCTTTCCACCGATCTGATCATCGCCGCCGAGCATGCGACCTTCGCCCTTCCGGAGATCCGCTCCGGGACTGTCGCGGACGCCGCATCGATCAAATTGCCGAAGCGCATTCCCTATCATATCGCCATGGACATGCTCCTGACCGGCCGCTGGCTTGACGTCGCCGAGGCTCATCGCTGGGGCTTCGTCAATGAGATCGTCGCCGCGGACCGATTGATGGACCGGGCATGGGAACTCGCCCGGCTTCTCGAAAGCGGGCCGCCGCTTGTCTACGCAGCCATCAAGGAAATCGTGCGCGAAGCGGAGGGAACGACGTTTCAGACTGCCATGAACAAGATCACCAAACGGCAGTTTGCGACGGTTGATGCCCTCTATTCGAGCGAGGATCAATTGGAAGGAGCAAGGGCTTTCGCAGAGAAGCGAACACCAATCTGGAAAGGAAAGTGA
- a CDS encoding GlxA family transcriptional regulator, translating to MPVLTSSNTPLDIDLLVLPETNLILIASVIEPLRGANRISGAEIYRWRLFTPDGSPVETTSHIPVPASGGFRPTVDSAPLFVLASYNWRRSATQALKMQLSQTARYRSMMAGIESGSWLLAEASLLDNVSAAVHWEDFEDFALAYPQVRAVKDRFVIDGKRITTAGSLPTVDLMLEIIRRRQGYSLALEVSRLFIYEPANTQSAAELSPSTAGLRMRDPRVAQAVRLMEENIEQPLILTRLARRIGVSARHLQALFQESIGAPPHVHYLALRLNAARRKVIETKDSFAEIAAATGFNSASAFSRSYRASFSESPSGTRRRLRGRATTAAEPT from the coding sequence ATGCCTGTGCTGACTTCATCCAACACGCCGCTCGACATCGATCTGCTGGTGCTTCCCGAAACGAACCTGATTCTGATCGCTTCAGTGATCGAACCGTTGCGCGGCGCCAATCGCATTTCCGGAGCCGAAATCTATCGCTGGCGTTTGTTTACACCTGATGGCTCGCCCGTCGAAACGACGAGCCACATTCCAGTTCCAGCTTCCGGCGGATTCAGGCCCACCGTCGACTCCGCTCCGCTCTTCGTGCTCGCGAGCTATAATTGGCGGCGCAGCGCGACTCAGGCGCTGAAGATGCAATTGTCGCAGACAGCACGCTATCGTTCGATGATGGCGGGCATCGAATCCGGCAGCTGGCTGCTCGCGGAAGCAAGCCTTCTCGACAATGTGTCGGCGGCTGTCCATTGGGAGGATTTCGAGGATTTCGCGCTGGCCTATCCGCAGGTGCGTGCCGTCAAGGACCGTTTCGTGATCGATGGCAAGCGCATCACCACCGCCGGCTCATTGCCGACCGTCGACCTGATGCTGGAAATCATCCGGCGGCGGCAAGGCTATTCACTCGCGCTGGAAGTCAGCCGGCTTTTCATCTACGAGCCGGCCAATACGCAGAGCGCAGCAGAACTTTCGCCGTCGACGGCCGGCTTGCGCATGCGCGACCCGCGCGTCGCGCAGGCCGTGCGGCTGATGGAGGAAAACATCGAGCAACCGCTGATCCTGACACGCCTGGCGCGGCGCATCGGCGTCAGTGCCCGTCATCTCCAGGCGCTCTTTCAGGAAAGCATCGGTGCGCCTCCGCACGTGCATTATCTGGCTCTTCGGCTCAACGCTGCACGACGCAAGGTAATCGAGACAAAGGATTCGTTCGCAGAGATCGCCGCGGCGACCGGCTTCAACTCGGCCTCGGCCTTTTCCCGCAGCTATCGCGCCAGCTTTTCGGAAAGTCCATCCGGCACGCGGCGGCGCCTGCGCGGGCGCGCTACGACTGCAGCAGAGCCGACATAG